From Cystobacter fuscus DSM 2262:
CCTCGCCGCGCTTGAGCGGACGCACCGGGTACTCCAACAAGCCGTTGACGATCCACCCGAAGGTGCCCGCCACCATCAGGCGCTTGACGCCGAACGAGCCCTGAAAGCCCGCCAGGGTCTCCGTGTAGACGTAGGAGCTGCTCAGCAGGAACCCCTGGGACTCGCCGCGACCGACCGGCAGATCGCTGCCCCCGGCGCCCCGGAAGTCGCTGAGCGGGAAGGTGCCGAAGGTGGTGGTGTGGACGGCCACCAGCGAGAAGTCGCGGCGCAGCTTGTATTCCACCCACGCATAGGCCGACAGCAGGAACTCGAAGGTGGGGCGCAGGGGCACCTGGCGCAGGAAGAACTGCGGCTCGGCGACGAACTTCACCTCCAGCCGGTTGGTGTACAGCACGCTGTCCAGGCGCGGGGCGAGCAGCACGTCCGCCACCACGTCGCTGCCGGCCTGTTCGGTGAGCAGCTTCGTGCGGACGACGGAGTTCAGACTCACCTGGGTCTTGTATTTGACGGCCGGAACGGAGGCCACCAACAGCCAGCCGAGCGCCAGGGCGGGCAGCGCCATGCGTCTACTCCACCACCACCACGTCGCCCGTCTTCAGGCGGAAGGTGGCGGCATTGCCCTCGTTGCGGCTGAGGTTCTCCCAGGTGAAGCGGATGCGCACCGGCTCCTGGTTCTGGTAGCCGGGCTCGCGGCGCAGCACGTAGATGGCGTCCTCGCGCGCGTAGTCGGTGAAGCCGCCGGCCTCGGAGATGGCCTGCAAGAGCCCCGCGCCCCACTCGAGCTTCTTCTGGCCCGCGTTGCGCACCTCGCCCAGCACGGACACCCGGATGAGCTGCGCCTCCTGCACCATGACGGTGACGACGGGGTTGGCCACCAGCTCCTTGAGCTTCTGCTCCACCGCGCGCGCGAGCGCCGCGGGCGTCTGCCCGGCGGCATCCACGTCGTTGATGAGCGGCAGGCTGATGCGGCCGTCGTCGCGCACGCGCGGCCGACTGGAGATGCGATCCTGGTTCCACACGTTGACGTCGAGCAAGTCCCCATTGCGGATGAGGTAGCTGTCGTCCTGCTGCGACGGCGGGGGCTCGCGGTAGTCATCCACCCAGACGAAGCGGCCGGGGTGGTAGCAGGCCGAGACGAACAGCAGCGCGGCCAGGGCGGCCAGGCGCGCGACACGGCACCGGGCGGGACTCAGGGGGGACGGAAGGGTCTTCATGCGACGCGCTCCTCCGGGAGGGGGGACTGCGCGGTGGCGGTGGACTCGCGGCGAGCCTTCACCCGGCGCACCAGCGCGAGCACCTCGTCCCAGCGCAGCGCGCCGGTGACGAGGACGAGGGACAGGTAGACGGCGCCATCCACCACCAGCCGGGCGAGCCCGCGCCCCAGGTCGCGCGCGTCCAGCCCCGCGCGGCCCAGCAGCAGATGGACGACGGTGACGGCGGCGCACACCCCGAGCGTCTTGCCCACCACGGCGAGCCCCCGGGCGTCGAAGGCCCGCGAGCCGATGGCGCCCACGAGGATGAGCGTGACGATGACCTCGCAGATGGCGAGCGACAGGGCGGTGGCGCTCGCGCCGCCCGCGGGCCCGAGCCGCGCGAGCAGCAGGGGGATGAGCAGCAGGTTGAGGGCGGGATTCATCAGCGCGGCGAGGAGGGAGGTGCGCGTGACCGTCCAGGTGCGGCCCGCGGCCATGAGCCAGCTGCCACACACCGTGGCCACGTAGGTGAGCACGAAGATGGGCGCGAGCAGCCGCAGCACCGGCGCGGCCGGCAGGTAGGCCTGGCCGATCATCAACCGCACCCACGTCTCCGCGCCCAGCGCGAGCGCCAGCGTCACCGGCACGGACACCACGAGGATGCCCTCCAGGCCCCGGCGCAGGAGGCGGGTGGACTCCTCGGGCGAGCTCGCCGCCGCGCGCGACATCATCGGCAGGAGCACCCAGCCGAGGATGGGCGAGAGCAGCATCGTCATGCCGGCGATGCCCCACACGGCGTTGTAGTAGCCCACCTCCGTCTTGTTGGCCACGAGGCCCAGCAGGCTCACGTCCACGCGGCCATTGGTGGCCAGCGCCGCGTCGTTGAGGAAGAAGGGCAGGGCGGCCAGCAGCGCCGTCACCGTGGAGCGCACGTCCAGCCGCAGCTTCAGCCCGGCATGCGCGCGCGTGAGGTGGAAGAGGTAGACGGCCTTGAAGACCTCCGCGCCGATGAAGGGCGCGGCGAGCCAGGGCAGGGGCAGCCGCAAGAGCAGCACCAGCAGCATCCCGCCGCCCCAGATGCACTTCATGGCGACGTGCGCCACCGACAGCCCGTCCACCTGCTCGCGCGCGTGCAGCACCGCGGCGAGGATGGCATTGAGCCGGTAGAAGAACTGGTAGCCGCCGAGCAGCAGGGCCAGGCGCTGCACCTCGGGCGGCTCGCCGCTGGCGCGCATCACCCACCACATGGCCCCCGTCAGCCCCAGCGCGAGCCCCACCTGCAACAGCAGCGTGCCGCCGAAGAACTCGCTGGCGTGCTCGGGCCGGACGGACACCTCCTTGCGGATGTAGACGTCCAGCCCCAGCGCGCTGAGCACGAAGAACGCTCCGGAGAAGCCGTCCGCCCAGCCGTAGCGGCCAAAACCCTCGGGCCCCAGGTAGCGCGGCAACACCATGCGCATCACCAGCGCGATGCCATACGTCACCAGCAGCGAACCGCCCAGCTTCAGGGCGTTGCGCAGCGAGGTATGGGCATCTACCTGGGGAGAGACGGGCTCGGCCCTGGTGGGCGCCGCGCTCGTGGGAGGCATGTCGATGACGGATTCCTCGATGAGAAAGTCCGTGCAGTGAACGACAGCGGTGCCCCCTCGTCAAACTAACGGCTACAGGTCTGTAGGGCCGGCGGGCGGGCCCGGGCTCGCTTCAACCGGGGCGGGCGGGCGGACTCGCCGCGCCCTGTTTCCCTCGGGAGCATGCCTCTTTTCCGGGCCGGGGGAGCGCGCATTGGGGCTCCCCCCGCGGCCCGGTGACCGCTAGCTCGCGCCGCTGCCGGTGATGACCACCGGCACCGTCTTGAGGATGAGGTTGATGTCGTTCTTGAGGCTCCAGTGGTCGATGTACTGCATGTCCAGGTACATCCAGTTCTCGAAGGAGATCTGGTTGCGGCCGGACACCTGCCAGATGCAGGTGAGGCCCGGGCGCACCGACAGACGGCGGCGCTGCCAGGCGGCGTACTTGGCCACTTCCTTGGGGATGGGCGGACGCGGTCCCACCACGCTCATCTCGCCGCGCAGCACGTTGATGAGCTGGGGCAGCTCGTCGATGGAGTACTTGCGGATGAAGCGGCCCACCCGGGTGATGCGCGGGTCGTTCTTCATCTTGAAGACGGGGCCCGTCTGCTCGTTGAGCGCCTCCAGCTTGGCCTTGAGCTCCTCGGCGTTGACCACCATGGAGCGGAACTTGAGCATCCCGAAGGTCCTGCCGTGCAGACCCACGCGCTCCTGCCGGAAGAAGACGGGACCGCGGCTGGTGAGCTTCACCGCCAGCGCCACCGCGATGAGCAGCGGCGAGAGCATCAGCAGCGCCGCCGCGGAGCTGACGATGTCGAACAGCCGCTTGAGCGCCATCTGGTGCGGCTGGAAGGCGTGGGTGACGAAGTGCAGGTAGCCGTCGGAGATGGCGTTGTCATCCACCGGCCGCGCCCGGTCGAAGCGCATCTGGTAGGCCGGCAGCGCGAACGGGATGCCGAACTTCTCACACACCTTCACCGCCGCCTGCATCTCCGTGTGGTTCTTCACGATGTTGCCGGAGATGTAGACCTCGTTCACCGGCACCGTGCTCAGCACGCTCTCCAGGTCCTTCGTCGTGCCCAGCACGGGCGCCGGGGTCTCCACCGCCGCCTCGCCGCCGAACTTCAGGTAGCCGACCACCTTGCGGCGGTGCTTGTGGCGGAGATCCTCCCCGGTGAGCCGCCCCATGGCGCCCACGCCCAGGATGAGCACCTCGTCCAACGGCTCCTCGCGCACCGCCAGCCGCCGGAAGACCAACAGGCGCAAGAGCGCCACCGAGGGCCACAAGAGCGGCGGAAACAGGCTGAGCGCGACGATCCACGACTCGGTGCCCATCAACAGCCGGGTGAGGAAGAGCACCACCGTGACGGCCAGCACCTGGATGGAGATGAGCGCGAGATCATCCAGCCGCTCGCGCTCCGCGAAGCGCGCGTCATACAGGCACAGCGCCGTGCCCGCCACCAGCCAGGAGATGACGCCCACGCCGAGCAGCACCCACACGTCCGTGCGCTCCAGACGGAGATCATGCCCCATGAGCGTCGTGGCGGTGAGCAGCGCCGTCACCACGAGCACCACGTCCGTCACCAGGTTCAGCTTGGCGGTGAAGCCGGGGGCGAAGCGCGAGGGGGGAACGGTGGCCGGAGGCGGCGGCACCACCGAGAGCGGCACCGGGGGGGTGGGCGCGCTGCCCGCCCCGGGCGCGAACGGATCCACCGCGGAAGCCACCACATTGGAACGAGCGTCCGCTCCCGCGGGCGCGTCCGTTGTGCGTGGCTCGCTGGAGGGGGCTCCGACTGGTGAGGCGGTTCGCATTGCTGAGCCTGTCATGAATTGGGATCGAGGCGGTTCTGATGATAGAGGATCGCACCGTCCGCCAGAAGCGGGGACGACCCCCTCTGTTCAGATGCGGCGGACTCCAAGATTTCCGTTGTCGCCAGCGTAAGAGGTTGGACGGAAAGTCGTCAACCTTATCTGAACTCGTCCGTTCCCACTGAAGTCGGCACTGGGGCAGCCGAGCACTCGGGCACCCCCCACCCACCTGGACGGAGCCGCTCCATCGCTCTTGACGGAAGGGACGTGATGGGTTCCATCCGCGTCCATGGGAGAGGCCCACGCATGCGCTCGCACATGTGCATGTACATGCGGAGGAAGTGGTCATCCGTCGGGGCAAGTGGTTGGGTGAGAGGTGCCGCCGGGAATCCCTGGCATTTCCGAGGTTCCTTGTCAGCGATTGGAATCGTGTAGCCTCGCCGGCCCACACCCACGCGGTCCGCGCGGTGACGGGCCGGGGAGAAACACCATGCGCGCGTTGCAGCTCGAGCGGTTGGACGGTCCCGAGGGATTGAAGCTGGTGGAGCTGCCCGAGCCCGAGGCGGGGGATCAGGTGCTCATCGACGTGGTGGCGGCGGGGGTGAGCTTTCCGGATCTGCTGCTGTCGCGGGGCCAGTACCAGATGAAGCCCGCGCTGCCCTTCGTGCCCGGCGTGGAGGTGGCGGGGGTGGTGCGCAGCGCTCCAGAGGGGGCGCAGGTGAAGGTGGGACAGCGGGTGATGGCCTTCACGATGCTGGGGGGCTGGGCGGACGTGGCGGCGGCGGCGCCCTCGCTGACGTTTCCGATTCCCGAGGGGTGGAGCTTCGAGGCGGCGGCGGGGACGGTGCTCAACTACCACACGGCGCACTTCGCGCTGCACCGCCGGGGCCGGCTCGAGGAGGGCGAGACGGTGCTGGTGCTCGGCGCGGCGGGCGGGGTGGGCACGGCGAGCCTCCAGGTGGCGCGAGGCGCGGGCGCGCGGGTGCTCGCGGTGGTGAGCAGCGAGGAGAAGGCGGAAGTGGCGCGCAGCGCGGGCGCGGACCGGGCCTTCCTCTCCAGCCAGGACTGGGTGGCGCAGGTGAAGGAGGCGACAGCGGGGCGGGGCGTGGACGTGGTGGTGGACCCCGTGGGCGGGGACATGTTCGACCTGAGCCTCAAGTGCCTGGCACCCGAGGGCCGGCTCCTGGTGGTGGGCTTCGCGGGCGGGCGCATCCCCGAGGTGAAGGTGAACCGGCTGCTGCTCAAGAACGTGGACGTGGTGGGCGTGGCCTGGGGCGGCTTCCTCGTGCAGGAGCCCGGCATCTCGGCGGACATCGCCCAGGCGCTGGCGGTGCTCGCGGAGAAGGGCTTCGTGGAGCCCGTGGTGGGCCGGGTGCTCCCCTTGGAGCAGGCGGCCCAGGGCCTGCGGGAGCTGGAAGCGCGCAAGGCCACGGGCAAGGTGGTGCTGCGGCTGCGCGAGGCGTGAAGTCCGCCGCGCCCGTGTGACTTCGTGCGTCATCCCCCGGGGCACCTTCCCGCGAGTACTCCGGGGCTCGGGGGCCCGGTAGCATGAGCGCCCTCTTTCCGCCGCGAGGTGCACCGATGCTCACCGGACGCATGATGGACTTCCCGCTCACGCTGACCCACTTCCTCGAGCGGGCCCGGACCTACTTCGGCTCCTCGGAGATCGTCAGCCGGCGGCCCGACAAGTCGCTCCAGCGCTCCACCTACGCCGACTTCTGTCGGCGCGCGGCCCGGCTCGCCCATGCGCTCACCCGGCTGGGCGTGAAGCCGGGGGACCGGGTGGCCTCGCTGTGCTGGAACCACCAGCAGCACCTGGAGCTGTACTTCGCCGTCCCCTCCATGGGCGCGGTCCTCCACACCCTCAACCTGCGCCTGCACCCCAACGACCTCGGCTATATCGCCCGGCACGCCGAGGATCGCGTGCTCGTCGTGGACCGCTCGCTCCTGCCGCTGCTCGAGAAGTTCATCGCCACCGTGCCGAGCGTCCAGCACGTCCTCGTCGTCCCGGACGACGGCCCCGTGCCCGAGGGCCGGCTCGACTACGAGGCGCTGCTCGCGGCCGAGCCGGACTCCTTCGCCTTCCCCCCGCTCGAGGAGCGCTCCGCGGCGATGCTCTGCTACACCTCGGGCACCACCGG
This genomic window contains:
- a CDS encoding NADPH:quinone oxidoreductase family protein; the protein is MRALQLERLDGPEGLKLVELPEPEAGDQVLIDVVAAGVSFPDLLLSRGQYQMKPALPFVPGVEVAGVVRSAPEGAQVKVGQRVMAFTMLGGWADVAAAAPSLTFPIPEGWSFEAAAGTVLNYHTAHFALHRRGRLEEGETVLVLGAAGGVGTASLQVARGAGARVLAVVSSEEKAEVARSAGADRAFLSSQDWVAQVKEATAGRGVDVVVDPVGGDMFDLSLKCLAPEGRLLVVGFAGGRIPEVKVNRLLLKNVDVVGVAWGGFLVQEPGISADIAQALAVLAEKGFVEPVVGRVLPLEQAAQGLRELEARKATGKVVLRLREA
- a CDS encoding flippase, which produces MPPTSAAPTRAEPVSPQVDAHTSLRNALKLGGSLLVTYGIALVMRMVLPRYLGPEGFGRYGWADGFSGAFFVLSALGLDVYIRKEVSVRPEHASEFFGGTLLLQVGLALGLTGAMWWVMRASGEPPEVQRLALLLGGYQFFYRLNAILAAVLHAREQVDGLSVAHVAMKCIWGGGMLLVLLLRLPLPWLAAPFIGAEVFKAVYLFHLTRAHAGLKLRLDVRSTVTALLAALPFFLNDAALATNGRVDVSLLGLVANKTEVGYYNAVWGIAGMTMLLSPILGWVLLPMMSRAAASSPEESTRLLRRGLEGILVVSVPVTLALALGAETWVRLMIGQAYLPAAPVLRLLAPIFVLTYVATVCGSWLMAAGRTWTVTRTSLLAALMNPALNLLLIPLLLARLGPAGGASATALSLAICEVIVTLILVGAIGSRAFDARGLAVVGKTLGVCAAVTVVHLLLGRAGLDARDLGRGLARLVVDGAVYLSLVLVTGALRWDEVLALVRRVKARRESTATAQSPLPEERVA
- the epsZ gene encoding exopolysaccharide biosynthesis polyisoprenyl-phosphate hexose-1-phosphate transferase EpsZ gives rise to the protein MTGSAMRTASPVGAPSSEPRTTDAPAGADARSNVVASAVDPFAPGAGSAPTPPVPLSVVPPPPATVPPSRFAPGFTAKLNLVTDVVLVVTALLTATTLMGHDLRLERTDVWVLLGVGVISWLVAGTALCLYDARFAERERLDDLALISIQVLAVTVVLFLTRLLMGTESWIVALSLFPPLLWPSVALLRLLVFRRLAVREEPLDEVLILGVGAMGRLTGEDLRHKHRRKVVGYLKFGGEAAVETPAPVLGTTKDLESVLSTVPVNEVYISGNIVKNHTEMQAAVKVCEKFGIPFALPAYQMRFDRARPVDDNAISDGYLHFVTHAFQPHQMALKRLFDIVSSAAALLMLSPLLIAVALAVKLTSRGPVFFRQERVGLHGRTFGMLKFRSMVVNAEELKAKLEALNEQTGPVFKMKNDPRITRVGRFIRKYSIDELPQLINVLRGEMSVVGPRPPIPKEVAKYAAWQRRRLSVRPGLTCIWQVSGRNQISFENWMYLDMQYIDHWSLKNDINLILKTVPVVITGSGAS
- the epsY gene encoding exopolysaccharide export protein EpsY, with translation MKTLPSPLSPARCRVARLAALAALLFVSACYHPGRFVWVDDYREPPPSQQDDSYLIRNGDLLDVNVWNQDRISSRPRVRDDGRISLPLINDVDAAGQTPAALARAVEQKLKELVANPVVTVMVQEAQLIRVSVLGEVRNAGQKKLEWGAGLLQAISEAGGFTDYAREDAIYVLRREPGYQNQEPVRIRFTWENLSRNEGNAATFRLKTGDVVVVE